In Pseudomonas glycinae, the DNA window CATCAGTTTCATGAACGAACTGGCCAACCTCACCGAACTGCTCGGCGCCGACATCGAAGCGGTGCGCAAGGGCATCGGCTCCGATCCGCGCATCGGCTATCACTTCATCTACCCGGGCTGCGGCTTCGGTGGCTCGTGCTTTCCCAAGGACCTGCGCGCCCTGCTGCACACCGCCGAACACAACGGCATGCCGCTGAAACTGCTGCGCAGCGTCACCGACGTCAACGACGCGCAACGGCACATCCTGTTCAGCAAACTCAGGGCGCAATTTCCTCAAGGCCTGGCCGGCAAGTCCATCGCGATCTGGGGTTTGGCGTTCAAGCCGAACACCGATGACATGCGTGAAGCCCCGAGTCGTTACCTGATGGAAGCGCTGTGGGCCGAAGGCGCCAGCGTGCAGGCCTATGATCCGGAAGCGATGTCCGAGTGCCGTCGCCTTTACGGTTACCGCAATGACCTGCACCTGTGCGCCACCCGCGACGACACCCTGGAGGATGCCGACGCCCTGGTGATTTGCACCGAGTGGAAGAATTTCCGCGTGGTGGATTTCGAGCTGCTGGCCAGCAAGCTGCGCTCGAAAGTCATCATCGACGGCCGCAACCTCTACAACCCGGAACAAGTGGCGGCCGCCGGCCTGCACTACAGCGGTATCGGCCTGCGCCACATCGCGCCCGACGGGTTGCGGCCATGAAAATCCTCGTCACCGGTGCGGCCGGGTTCATTGGTGCTCATTGCGTACTGCGGCTGGTGCGCGACGGGCATCAGGTGATCGGCCTGGACAATTTCAACGGTTACTACGATCCGCAGCTCAAGCACGATCGGGTGGACTGGGTGCGCGGACAGGTCGGGGACTTCCCGTTCGCCACGATTGATCTGGCAGACGCGTCGGCGCTTGAAGCACTGTTCAGCAGTGAACGGCCGCAAGTGGTGGTGCACCTCGCGGCGCAGGCCGGGGTGCGCTATTCGCTGGAAAATCCACGGGCCTATCTGGACAGCAATCTCGACGGTTTCCTGAACATTCTGGAGTGCTGCCGCCGGCACCCGGTCGAGCACCTGGTCTATGCCTCGTCCAGTTCGGTGTACGGCGCCAATCAGCGCACGCCCTACTCGGTACAGGACGGCGTCAATCACCCGCTGTCACTGTACGCCGCGACCAAGAAAGCCAATGAATTGATGGCGCACAGCTACAGCCACCTGTTCGGCATTGCCTGCACCGGGCTGCGGTTTTTCACGGTGTACGGGCCCTGGGGCCGGCCGGACATGTCGCCGATCCAGTTCGCCAAGGCGATCAGCGAAGGCTCGCCATTGAAGCTGTTCAACTACGGCGAGCATCAGCGCGATTTCACCTACATCGACGACATCATCGAAAGCATCGCACGCCTGATCGAGCGTGCGCCCCGGGCCAATCCCGAGTGGAACCGCGAGCAACCCGACCCGGCCAGCAGCATGGCGCCGTGGCGCTTGTTCAACATCGGCGGCCAGCACCCGGTGGCGCTGAAAACCTACCTCGCCCTACTGGAAAAACACCTCGGTCAGAAAGCCGTGGTCGAGCTGCTGCCGCTGCAACCGGGCGACGTACTCAATACCTGCGCCGAGGCCAGCGATCTGGCCCAGGCCACCGGGTTCCAGCCCCGGATAGAGCTGGATGAGGGACTTCGGCGGTTCATCGCCTGGTTCCGCGATTACTACCCCACTGCCTATCGCCCACGCGCCGCTCGCGGCTGAACATCAGCGGAGGACTCCATGACTGGACATGAGAAAGGTGTACCGATGCAACAATTGGTCCGTGATAAACGCATGGATCCGGAACAGCGAATGCGCCTGGACGCGGCCATCCACCGCCAGGGCCAGGGCTGGATGACCGGTCGCGACGGCGGTCGCCCATGGCAGCTGTCGCGCACCAATCGGGTGGTCGCCTGTCTCGGCGCACTGATGATTTTGCTGATGATTTCGCCGCTGCTGATCGGTCTGGCGCTGGCCATCAAATTCACCAGCAAGGGCCCGGTGATGTTCGTGCAAAAACGCACCGGTTATCGCGGGCGCAAATTTGGCATGTACAAGTTCCGGACCATGGTCGCCAACGCCGAAGAGCTCAAGGAGTCACTGCGCCACCTGAACAAGCACGGTGCCGACGCCATCGACTTCAAGATCGACCAGGACCCGCGCATCACCGGGATCGGCGGTTTTTTGCGGCGCACCAGCCTCGATGAACTGCCCAACCTGATCAACGTGGTGACCGGCGACATGCGCCTGGTCGGCCCTCGCCCGACCTCGTTCAACGCCTATCGCTACAAGGACAGTCACCTCGCACGTCTGGCGATCTACCCCGGCATGACCGGTCTGTGGCAGATCTCCGGACGCAGCAATATCGACTTCGACCAGCGCGTTGAGTTGGACCTCAGCTACATCGCCGAGCAGAGCCTTCTGCTTGATCTGAAGATTCTGTTGAAAACCCCCTTCAAAGTATTCAGCGGCCACGGAGCAAGCTAATGGACGGTTCAACCAACAAAAGCCTCAGCATTGCCAGCCCCAGCGAGTCGAACCTGACTTCAACCGTGCTGGACCTGGATCTGCGGATCCTGTTCCTGACCGCCGCCAACCCCGGCGCCGGCACCACCACCAGCGCCCTGGCGCTGGCCAGTCAACTGGCGCAGATGAGCAGCGGCCAGGTGCTGTACGTCGACGCCAGCCAGTCGGCGAGCAACCTGACCCAGCAACTGAACCTGAGCAAGGAGCGCGGCCTGCGCGACCTGCTGTTCAACCCGGACAACCCGCCGCTGCTGCAGGACTGCGTGGTGCAGGTGTCGAGCCTGCCGTTTCATGTGCTGCCCAATGGCCGGCCGATCCGCACTACTGAACACCTGACTGCCGAGCGTCTGAGCCCGCTGCTGGATCAACTGGGCGCTCAGTACCGCTTTGTGGTGATCGATGGCGACGCGGTGTATTCGGCCGCCGACACGCTGGTCATCAGCACCCAGGTCGACGGTGTGGTGTTCGTGGTACGTGCCGAAGACACCCGCTGGGAAGTTGCCCAGGCAGCCGTGCAACGGTTGACCCAGGCCGGGGCCAAAGTGGTCGGCAGCGTGTTCAACCGACGCAAGTACTACATGCCTAAATGGCTCTACAAAAACCTGTAAGCAACCGCAAAGGATGACGCCATGAACGCCAGGATTCTTGTGCTGCTGATGCTGCCGCTTGCAGGCTGCTCGAGCACCTCCGAAACCCAGAACATGCCGGTGAACATTCTCACCGCCACGCCGGCCAACGCCCAGGCCACCGACATGCCGAAGGTCGAGCAGACCCTGCGCCCGCAGGATGTGCTGGACGTGATCTTCCACATCAGCACCAGCGGCTCGGACGCTTACCGCGTGCAGTCGGGTGACCAGATCGGCCTGAACTTCACCGCCGCCAGCCAGCTCAATGGCAACCAGTTGGTGCTGCCGGACGGCACCATCGAACTGCCAGGCGCCAACACGTCGGTGAAAATCGCCGGGCTGACCAGCGAAGAAGCGCGCCAGGAAATCCAGCGCGCCTACCAGCGCAAGCAGCTGTTCCAGCCCAACCGCAATCAGTTGACGGTGCAGATCATCAGCCCGCTGACCAACGAACAGAACCTGAAAAGCGCCCTCAACCACCCGGCCACCGGCATGAGCCGCGAGATCACCGTCGGCACCGACGGCTACGCCAGCTTCCCGGAAATCGGCGCCGTGCCACTGCAAGGCATGACCGTCAACCAGCTCGAAGCGTTCCTCAACAAGAAGTACGCGCAACTGCCGGGCCGCATGACCGTGGACGTGCTGCTCAAGTCCACCGCCGGCAATGAAATCTATGTGCTGGGCGAGGTCGGCCAGCCGGGTTCCTACCCGATCCGCCGGCCGGTGTCGGTGCTGGAGGCGCTGACCCTGGCGCGCGGCACCAACGTCAAGGCACGGCTGGATTCGGTGGTGATCATGCGCCGCAATGGCAATCAGGTGCAGGCCGTGCGCTACGACGTCGAGAAAGCATTGTCGGGCGAGGCGCCGCAGATCGCCTACCTGCAACCGGACGAC includes these proteins:
- a CDS encoding CpsD/CapB family tyrosine-protein kinase; translated protein: MDGSTNKSLSIASPSESNLTSTVLDLDLRILFLTAANPGAGTTTSALALASQLAQMSSGQVLYVDASQSASNLTQQLNLSKERGLRDLLFNPDNPPLLQDCVVQVSSLPFHVLPNGRPIRTTEHLTAERLSPLLDQLGAQYRFVVIDGDAVYSAADTLVISTQVDGVVFVVRAEDTRWEVAQAAVQRLTQAGAKVVGSVFNRRKYYMPKWLYKNL
- a CDS encoding NAD-dependent epimerase translates to MKILVTGAAGFIGAHCVLRLVRDGHQVIGLDNFNGYYDPQLKHDRVDWVRGQVGDFPFATIDLADASALEALFSSERPQVVVHLAAQAGVRYSLENPRAYLDSNLDGFLNILECCRRHPVEHLVYASSSSVYGANQRTPYSVQDGVNHPLSLYAATKKANELMAHSYSHLFGIACTGLRFFTVYGPWGRPDMSPIQFAKAISEGSPLKLFNYGEHQRDFTYIDDIIESIARLIERAPRANPEWNREQPDPASSMAPWRLFNIGGQHPVALKTYLALLEKHLGQKAVVELLPLQPGDVLNTCAEASDLAQATGFQPRIELDEGLRRFIAWFRDYYPTAYRPRAARG
- a CDS encoding sugar transferase, translated to MTGHEKGVPMQQLVRDKRMDPEQRMRLDAAIHRQGQGWMTGRDGGRPWQLSRTNRVVACLGALMILLMISPLLIGLALAIKFTSKGPVMFVQKRTGYRGRKFGMYKFRTMVANAEELKESLRHLNKHGADAIDFKIDQDPRITGIGGFLRRTSLDELPNLINVVTGDMRLVGPRPTSFNAYRYKDSHLARLAIYPGMTGLWQISGRSNIDFDQRVELDLSYIAEQSLLLDLKILLKTPFKVFSGHGAS
- a CDS encoding UDP-glucose dehydrogenase family protein → MDVSVFGTGYVGLIQAAALADVGHRVLCVDIDPNKIKQLQQAVPPISEPGLSATLEENIKAGRLLFSTQASDAVERAGLIFIAVGTPADEDGSADLSHVLNVARQIASFMEDDRTLIIKSTVPVGTADQVLHTAEEELQRRGKNGLAVRVVSNPEFLKEGSALADCMRPDRIIVGTRDELAREQMSELYAPFCRNHEKLMFMDNRSAELTKYAANAMLATRISFMNELANLTELLGADIEAVRKGIGSDPRIGYHFIYPGCGFGGSCFPKDLRALLHTAEHNGMPLKLLRSVTDVNDAQRHILFSKLRAQFPQGLAGKSIAIWGLAFKPNTDDMREAPSRYLMEALWAEGASVQAYDPEAMSECRRLYGYRNDLHLCATRDDTLEDADALVICTEWKNFRVVDFELLASKLRSKVIIDGRNLYNPEQVAAAGLHYSGIGLRHIAPDGLRP
- a CDS encoding polysaccharide biosynthesis/export family protein — translated: MNARILVLLMLPLAGCSSTSETQNMPVNILTATPANAQATDMPKVEQTLRPQDVLDVIFHISTSGSDAYRVQSGDQIGLNFTAASQLNGNQLVLPDGTIELPGANTSVKIAGLTSEEARQEIQRAYQRKQLFQPNRNQLTVQIISPLTNEQNLKSALNHPATGMSREITVGTDGYASFPEIGAVPLQGMTVNQLEAFLNKKYAQLPGRMTVDVLLKSTAGNEIYVLGEVGQPGSYPIRRPVSVLEALTLARGTNVKARLDSVVIMRRNGNQVQAVRYDVEKALSGEAPQIAYLQPDDMLYVPKTKLASAGELARQLADVVLFQGVGFSFGYRVDNKDSNNN